From the Osmerus eperlanus chromosome 21, fOsmEpe2.1, whole genome shotgun sequence genome, one window contains:
- the cldn10e gene encoding claudin-10, with product MKIRVMQIWGFLMAVLGWIFVACSMAMEGWKIASIGGMGGSSIIKVAWYWSSLWRSCFTDSTSVSNCYDFPVLWSVEDHVQVVRGLLMAALVVGMLGFVVSLIGMECTFIGGKDKSKHKKIFFGGFCHITSGILSTFGYAVYAIYVSGEYYNPGLDGLQYDLGTPLFLGWVGSAFQSTGGTFYLVSVCKVLCDDEPVRVPPALPEEAKSLSSVSVITSKTKVSTVSELSSKSALSNVSAISSASARPSPGRSSSSGRSERSSGSSRTLGSSGSERSRSRSSSRSVSSLSDASRRSEKGQFIKNSYI from the exons ATGAAGATCCGCGTGATGCAGATTTGGGGCTTCCTGATGGCGGTGCTGGGCTGGATCTTCGTGGCGTGCTCCATGGCGATGGAGGGCTGGAAGATCGCTTCCATCGGGGGCATGGGCGGCTCTTCAATCATAAAGGTGGCCTGGTACTGGTCCAGTCTGTGGAGGTCCTGTTTCACAGATTCTACCTCCGTCTCCAACTGCTACGACTTCCCTGTGCTCTGGTCTGTGGAGG ACCATGTCCAGGTCGTGCGTGGCCTGCTGATGGCGGCTCTGGTAGTAGGAATGCTGGGCTTTGTGGTGAGCCTCATCGGAATGGAGTGCACCTTCATCGGGGGCAAAGACAAGTCCAAGCACAAGAAGATCTTCTTCGGAGGATTCTGTCACATCACCAGTG GAATTCTGTCCACGTTTGGATATGCTGTCTACGCAATATACGTCTCTGGGGAATACTATAACCCTGGTCTGGATGgattaca GTATGATCTGGGGACTCCTCTGTTTCTTGGCTGGGTGGGGTCAGCATTTCAGTCCACCGGGGGGACGTTCTACCTGGTCTCGGTGTGCAAGGTGCTCTGTGACGATGAGCC GGTCAGGGTCCCTCCTGCGCTTCCAGAGGAAGCAAAGTCACTGTCCTCTGTGTCCGTGATCACCTCCAAGACCAAAGTTTCCACCGTGTCCGAGTTGTCTTCAAAGTCCGCCCTCTCCAATGTCTCAGCCATCTCCTCGGCATCCGCCCGGCCGTCTCCTGGACGGTCGTCCAGTTCGGGGCGGTCCGAAAGGTCTTCGGGGTCAAGTCGCACGCTCGGGTCGAGTGGGTCGGAGCGCTCCCGGTCGAGAAGCAGCAGCAGATCAGTGTCTTCTTTGTCCGATGCGTCGAGGAGGAGCGAGAAAGGACAATTCATAAAGAACTCCTATATCTGA
- the cldn10d gene encoding claudin-10, whose translation MKYRTVVMYMEISCFVSCLSGWILVCSTLPTEYWTFSEVGTIVLTTVNYYSNLWKDCVSDTTGVSDCKEYPSLMGLPVFLHVCRALAVCSVITGFFAAVLTLVGMKCTKIGGSEIANARVTFTGAITYVVSGFCGLITYSLWGNKIRREFVDPTFHGQKYEIGAAVFIGWGGSLLLISGGAVMSYFSGREGLHLTSNKKARRPATYATARTVGTRRTYMKPALSRVPMMPPLYPGSRDSRRSGNTRTIRSFGRDDFV comes from the exons ATGAAGTACCGGACGGTGGTGATGTACATGGAGATTAGCTGCTtcgtctcctgtctgtctgggtggatTCTAGTGTGCTCCACCCTGCCCACGGAGTACTGGACCTTCTCAGAGGTGGGCACCATCGTCCTCACCACTGTCAACTACTACTCCAACCTCTGGAAGGACTGTGTCTCCGACACCACGGGTGTCTCTGACTGCAAAGAATACCCCTCCTTGATGGGGTTGCCAG TGTTCCTCCACGTGTGCAGGGCTCTGGCCGTCTGCTCCGTCATCACCGGCTTCTTCGCCGCCGTCCTCACTCTGGTGGGCATGAAGTGCACCAAGATAGGGGGGTCAGAGATCGCCAACGCCAGGGTGACCTTCACGGGTGCCATAACCTACGTCGTGTCCG GGTTCTGTGGTCTAATCACCTACTCATTGTGGGGTAACAAGATCCGGAGAGAGTTTGTGGATCCAACTTTCCATGGACAGAA ATACGAAATCGGAGCAGCCGTGTTCATTGGCTGGGGAGGGTCTTTGCTGCTCATTTCTGGGGGGGCTGTCATGAGTTACTTCTCTGGGAGGGAAGGTCTCCACCTCAC TTCCAACAAAAAGGCCCGCAGGCCTGCTACGTACGCCACAGCTCGGACCGTGGGTACCAGGCGCACATACATGAAGCCGGCCCTGTCAAGAGTCCCCATGATGCCACCTCTGTACCCGGGgagcagagacagcaggagaAGTGGAAACACTAGAACCATTAGGTCCTTTGGCAGAGATGACTTTGTGTGA